The Nitrosomonas sp. genomic sequence AAACAGGCATTATACTGAACCATCAGCGTACCTGCTTGTGCGCACGATGATAGTAATGGTGGCTATACGCGGTTGCCACAAATTAAAACTACCCGGAAAACAGGGTTGGGTGAGTGAGTTCACGAATCTTTGGCAACCGATGCGGCATCCTGCTTTCTGCCATATCTGTCTTCAAAACGAACAATATCATCTTCGCCAAGATAAGTGCCAGACTGCACCTCGATGATTTCCAGCGGTACCCGGCCCGGGTTTTCCAGGCGATGTGATGTACCCAATGGAATGTAGGTGGATTCGTTCTCACTGACCAGGTAGGTTTTATCAGCACGTGTAACCTGAGCGGTACCACGCACCACGATCCAGTGTTCCGCCCGATGGTGGTGCATTTGCAGCGACAATGCCGCTCCGGGATTGACCACAATACGTTTGACCTGGAAACGCTCGCCTGCGTCAATGGCATCGTACCAGCCCCAGGGGCGATAGATTTTGCGATGCGACCGAATCTCAGGGCGTGACCGGAGTTTGAGCAGATCGACAATTTTCTTGACGTCCTGAGTATTTTTCTGATGCACTACCAGAATGGCATCCGATGTCTCAACGATCACCATATCATCAATTCCCACGCAGGCAACCAGCCGGTGTTCGGAAAATGCCAGCGTATTGCGGCAGGAATGCAACAGCGCATCACCACGCACGACATTACCGGATTCATTTTTGGGAAGCGTGCGCCACAATGCATCCCATGCGCCAATGTCCGACCAGCCGGCAGACAGCGGAACGATTGCACCAGAAGGCAGAGCAGGATTATCGGCTGCAAACCGCTCCATCACCGCATAATCTATGGAATCACTCGGGCAGGCGGCGAAATCGGATGCGTCCAGCCGATGAAAATCCCCGTCAATGGTGGCATGCTCCCAGGCGGCACGGCAGGCTTCAAGCATGTCAGGATGACATTGGCCGATAGCGGATAACCAGACAGAAGCACGCATCATGAACATGCCGCTATTCCATAAATAATTCCCTGCCTGCAGATAAGTCTGCGCAGTTGCCTGATCTGGTTTCTCCACGAAGCGAATCAGTTGTAAAGCATTCAATTCCGCGAGTGCCGCACCTGTTTGAATATAGCCAAAACCGGTTTCAGGGGTGTCTGGGTGAACGCCAAAGGTAACCAGCATATTGCTGTCAGCTAATGATATGCCCTTGCTGACAGCGGATTGGAAGGCTGTGATATCGGTAATTGTGTGATCGGAAGGCATGACCAGCAAAATCGGATCACGTTCGTCGCTGCTGGCGGCCAGCGCTGCGATGGTTAAAGCCGGGGCCGTATTTCGTCCGCATGGTTCCAGGATGATGGTGCTTTTTTTATGGATAACGCG encodes the following:
- a CDS encoding mannose-1-phosphate guanylyltransferase/mannose-6-phosphate isomerase, which codes for MKPSLVPVILSGGSGTRLWPLSREQYPKQLLPLTNEESLLQATSRRLDGLENIAVQSPIIISNEEYRFVIAEQLRVIHKKSTIILEPCGRNTAPALTIAALAASSDERDPILLVMPSDHTITDITAFQSAVSKGISLADSNMLVTFGVHPDTPETGFGYIQTGAALAELNALQLIRFVEKPDQATAQTYLQAGNYLWNSGMFMMRASVWLSAIGQCHPDMLEACRAAWEHATIDGDFHRLDASDFAACPSDSIDYAVMERFAADNPALPSGAIVPLSAGWSDIGAWDALWRTLPKNESGNVVRGDALLHSCRNTLAFSEHRLVACVGIDDMVIVETSDAILVVHQKNTQDVKKIVDLLKLRSRPEIRSHRKIYRPWGWYDAIDAGERFQVKRIVVNPGAALSLQMHHHRAEHWIVVRGTAQVTRADKTYLVSENESTYIPLGTSHRLENPGRVPLEIIEVQSGTYLGEDDIVRFEDRYGRKQDAASVAKDS